ACCcaccatattaaaaaaaagtagGAATAATTATCAAACATCCTAAACTACTCTACACCAGTAGTTCACATCCACACTCAgcaagtacacaaaatatcaaacatcCTAAACTACTCTACACCAGTAGTTCACAGCCACACTCAgaaagtacacaaaatatcaaacattctTAACTACTCTACACCAGTAGTTCACATCCACACTCAgcaagtacacaaaatatcaaacattctAAACTACTCTACACTAGTAGTTCATAGCCACACTCAgcaagtacacaaaatatcaaacattctAAACTACTCTACACCAGTAGTTCACATCCACACTCAgcaagtacacaaaatatcaaacattctAAACTACTCTACACCAGTAGTTCATAGCCACACTCAgaaagtacacaaaatatcaaacattctAAACTACTCTACACCAGTAGTTCACATCCACACTCAgcaagtacacaaaatatcaaacattctAAACTACTCTACACTAGTAGTTCATAGCCACACTCAgaaagtacacaaaatatcaaacattctAAACTACTCTACACCAGTAGTTCACATCCACACTCAgcaagtacacaaaatatcaaacattctAAACTACTCTACACCAGTAGTTCATAGCCACACTCAgaaagtacacaaaatatcaaacattctAAACTACTCTACACCAGTAGTTCACATCCACACTCAgcaagtacacaaaatatcaaacattctAAACTACTCTACACCAGTAGTTCATAGCCACACTCAgaaagtacacaaaatatcaaacattctAAACTACTCTACACCAGTAGTTCACATCCACACTCAgcaagtacacaaaatatcaaacattctAAACTACTCTACACTAGTAGTTCATAGCCACACTCAgaaagtacacaaaatatcaaacattctAAACTACTCTACACCAGTAGTTCACATCCATACTCAgcaagtacacaaaatatcaaacattctAAACTACTCTACACCAGTAGTTCACATCCACACTCAgcaagtacacaaaatatcaaacattctAAACTACTCTACACCAGTAGTTCACATCCACACTCAgcaagtacacaaaatatcaaacattataaactactCTACACCAGTAGTTTATACTCAATCTcaaaaagtacacaaaatatcaacataTAAGCTAATATCCATCTGCAAAGATACCTAAGAATGTTTAAAGATAGGTTAGAGTAAAGTTTTCTTAACCTGGAGAAGCTAGACTAACAATAGTTCAATAGTTACATATGCACTTGGGTTAAAACCAAATACAAATGacattagttaataaaataactaGTTAATTAGCATAAAAAAATCAACCCAAATATCTAAAAATGCAATTCTGGAGTTGCACAATGTACACATAAATGCCCACTAGTGTTcaaatgatttatattaatatctattttaGGATGTAATTGGAaaaagagttgtttgttttgatatattacaatatgaagttGAATAAGGCTAAGAAGTGTGGACCCCACAACAAGTACTCATTACTTATTTAGCCACATCGTAATCTTGCAAATATGATgagattaatttttcaaaatgtaaccTATATTTTTACATGGATGAATAAAATGGTTTTTGGGGGTAAGAGCTGTATATTAACATTATCCTTGGgcttttacaaagaaagaaacatcttATAATAAGAAttgcatttaaaacatttttaatgtggtttattttaatcaacagaaacatatattaaaacattgtaatatttCATCTTTGGTTTATATTAATCTCTTAATAAAACCATTCACCCTGTGGTTTTATTACATACTATTCATGATACAGACAGATCAGTTGTAGTTATATCACAACACATACTCTGATTATGTACAGTAAAGGAATGAAAAACGTTTTTTGTACAACATTGCTGTTAGATATACATGAATGTTTTTAAGTATATCACAAATGTTAAAATTggttatttttagaagcaatagTTTATTGTACATTTGTTTATGTAACTGAGTACAAATCATTCTTTGTGTAATTCCACAGTTGTGAATTGGTACTTGTTCTATTATTGGATCATTCTACTAGAAACTTCTAAGTTTTTCTTGATGTTTGAACCaagtattattgcatcatattaTTTGTGTAGAATGTTCTTGACCTCTGCAAGTCTATAAATATCcatataaaatgtaattcaaGCAAGATAAAGATAGAATATGAGCTAGTTGGATGGATAGCATATAGTACTTTTTTAAGAGAGAAATTATCACAGAcaatattgtaacaacagagtaGAAAAAAATTTGTCTCGTCAATTgcattctaaagtaactgaacaaatttgtatgtatcaggtcatcccacaaCTAATAtccaaaaatttaaaacagaaagtgcatcatcatttctgtcttcgTAAAAggctttaattactaaaatatgttgtacgatgtgtataaaaatgttcagacaaataaaaaattcTAGCCCAACTCCACTTctttagatcattaatcaaataaacccttatgaaaatggatgtgtctgaggagcacattaggcatataatgctttatgagtttaaaaaaggcaatagtgtagcaggaactacatgaaacattcaaggtgtttatggtgcaaagtctctcaatgaaagaatatgtcaaaggtggtttcagaagttcagatcaggtgattacAGCTTTAGTGATGCACCACATTCAGATGTCCTGTTGAGtataatgatgacttgctgctggctgaacttgataaaaattgtattgtaacatttgaagaactagcacagaagcttaattcaaccaattcaacagttcaccgttatCTGCAACAGCTTCAGAAGGTGTCAAAACTTCAAAAATAGGTCCCCTCGACTTGACAGAAGTCAAACTCAGAGCAAGAATAgatatttgcacttctctgcactctcgtgaatgcaactcaccttttttggacaggttagtgactagagatgaaaaatggatatgcTATAAAATTGTTAAgagctgcagacaatggctcagtgcaggtaaactggctaaagcacagccaaaatggacctccacccaagggttattgttggtgtgatccaatttgagttgctgctactcaatgtaatgattacatcagacttctattgtcaacagtcatttttagagtgcttgaatgttgcactgaaagagaAGAGACCTGCTTTGATTAATCAtaagtgttgtgttacaccaggataatgcacggccccatacagcaaggatcacatctgcaaagaatGAAGAGCTAGATTacaaaaaacttccacatcctccttattctccagaccttgcccatatgattatcatctattccaaagtttgcagaactatctcaATGGAAAAAGAGCTTAGAATACATGAAGATgttaaaactaccctctctacattcttttcctccaaacttcAAGTACTTTAAAGAAGTGGCATTtaaaagcttgtgaatcgttgacaggAAGTTATTAATTATAATGGAAGACACATTACTGATTAactaacattaaaagcatttgaaattctttctcttttttctgaacctaaaattggacattacttaaggaatgaccAGATacatttgacaaaaagagagttATTTAAAGCACTGGATACGACTTGGGTAATAAATTGTGTAACAAATACTTGTATctatatgtttgacttgttttaatgtattattttaaaacaagtagactatgttgtttgtttattgctgaaatttatcaccaacaaatcacaggCACCTAATGTAAAGAATTttgagcgtgtgtgtgtgtgtgtgtgtacatacctGACAATTGCCTTAAAGTAAATCTATAATCAACTCACTCTAAAAAGGACTTCTAAAGGAACATTTTCATCTTCAATCTGACACAACACTCCAGCAGCTAACAAATGAGTACAAAACTGTGCTCCAAGGATTTTAAGGTCTTGTTTGTTCAGCTTACTATAAAGGTAATGCCCATCAGGAAAAGCAAAACAAAAGCAGTTGATCAGTATTTGACCTAAACGGAGTAAGTCAAGAGAATGAATAAAATTTAACTAATCACCATTTTATTTCAACACTCGAGTGCCTGTCTATAATCACAGAAATATGTTCTACATCTAAGAGGACTGTCTGAAAATATCATTGTACACTTctaaaaaaacaatgtataaaattataatacattttcaggaAGATAATTCATAAATCAaccaaaacaaagataaatattcaaGAGATATGATGAACCAAAAACACTTTTATACACATTTCAACTGAATAACATtcactttatatttaaaagttcttGCATGTTAAgagcacaaaagaaaaaaatacttttgaaattgaTGTAAAATTCTCACTAAATACACACTACAGAGAAGATAGACAATCATCAAAGGTTTctcactatataacaataaataagttttaacaaaaaaaacacagaTCTCCTTCCTGGTGGTTTACATGCCTTAATATCTAGAGTAAGGATATAATGCATTTTATGCTTTTTTCAGATGATGTTTAAATACTTTGAcacttacaataaatataactcaCTCCCACCTTTCTCCTACATGAGGTTTAAATGTCCTGACCCTTACCTTAAATGTAGAACATATTCCCATGTTTCTCTCAAATGTagtttaaatatctttatatctcCCATGTTTCTTCTGCACGAAGTTTAAATTTATTGACACCTATAATAAGTATACAACATACTCCCATTTTTCTCCCTGATGAGGTTCAAATGTATTGATATCTTCAATAATTATATACACAATATACTTCCATGTTTTTTCACAATGAGGTTCAACTGTACTGTagaatataacttatttatttcataagaatAAAAGCACAGAACTAAGAATAaagaagtatttataataatttatcaaaatttattatacaGCCATAgttcataaataataatgataatactaATTCAATAAGAACATGCCAGTTCTTACCTAATGTTACTCTTGAATGTTATTACGTAGTATCTCTTATCAATGTGAGCAGTTAGCTATATAAAGGTAAACATGGCAAATTTAAGGATGAAAGTAGTAttacaagtttatatttttacatctgtattgaaatttttatttttcatagaataaGTTATACTTACTTCTACAATTTAAATCTCTTGCACCAATGTCAGGTATTTGAAAACATTGTACCTTGTAAATGCCAGACAAATTTAGCAGTTCTAACAAGATATgatttgaacagtttgtttttgcAAGATAACATCATGTTTTATCAACATTAATTGAATGCATTTAAGTATATAGTTTCAGTGTTTAAAAGGTATGGATGCTAAcaagtttatagaaatgttatAAGGTAAACTCATGAAACTAAACTTTCATTGTACATATGAAAACCAGAACATTTGAGTACTTACTGAagctacaaatataaaattaatatagatCTCATATAATTAACTATCATATGGATACTACTGCAGCTTCAATTTTTAATCCTTACAAAATTCTCTCTCCATAATCttccaaaaacataaaacactatTGTAACTTACCTTCAAATTTCTCATACAGACTGAAGTCTAGCTTTTCTGGAACAAACTTTGGCCTCTTCACTTTAGACTCTAAGGTGGTTTTATCTAGAGTTAATGAGGCTACCTTTCTCAAGACATTTCCATCTAAAGGAGGGACACCACCTTGGGAAGAGAAGCGACGACTGGTTGACAGCCGACTTTCACTATTTGTAAAAAGTGAGACTGGCCTTAAGACCTCCTCAGAGTTTGAGAAATCCTGTTTAGCACCACCTGCTGCAGGTGGGGTGCTGAATTTATGTGGAGGCAGAATAACCTTCTTGTGTTGAGTAACAGTGAAAGCACTTTTAAGAGATCCAATGCTGACCTCCTTAGATGATCTAGTATTACTGGCATACCCATCCTTTGGTGTACTATAAATAACTTTCTCTTCTTCCAAGGCTCCCATATCCATAAGGGATACATGTTTTGATATATTCCACATTATTCATAGAGTGGTAACGAGACTGCTGTGCTTCAGATAACCCATGGTAAACCTCTAGTTGGTCATCTGGGGTTCCAGGATATGACTGGACTGCTACAGGAGTTGTACTCTCAGATACTGCTTCTAGCTTGGATTCCCCATTAAGGTCAGTTTCGTTGTTCAAAGTATCTAACACAACAGAAGCATCTTCAGGCATAGGGACGTCTAACAAGGATTCCACCTCTGACACAGTATTGTCCTCAGTAGCATGTTCGTCGGGTGTCGTGAGGTGACTCACCGTATCTACACACTGGGAGCTTGATATTGAGCTTTCTGTGCTAGGAGTCGTGTCTGCAGTAGTATGAAAATTCGATACCGTGACCAGTGCTTTTGAAGCTTTCCACGGCTCTGCAGAGAGATACTGTGCAACTGTAGTGGAACTGGTCTGAAAAGGCACATGAACTTGAGGTTTAACTTCATCATCTGgcagtttctttgttttactaACTTCTTGTTTGATTACAGCAGCACTACTTTCCTCTGACTTCTTGCCTGTAAGATCTTTGCCTCGTCTGAACTTAGAAGGACTGGCTTTCACTTCAACTTGCCCTACTTGAAGTTTAGCTGGTGATCATTTCCCTTTCTTTTCAGTTTGCTGACTACTCAGATTTCCCATTGTCTTTTCGTACTGATCGTCTGCACACGCCCTATCAACGTTACACCTGTGAAAGAACGCACAGTTGGCTCGCCTGCATCTCCTACATGTTAGCTCAGGAAAGCTGCCGGTTGGCGTGGCCTCACAATGACACTTTTTTGAAGAGAAAGTATGGGGATAAGTTGCTGATTTATATTCTACGTAATCTTCATTAACACTCTCACACAAATCACAATTCGTAGCTCCGAAAACTTCATTATTATTGTCAGCGCATGCTCCTACTGAGCAACATGGAATGACATCTGCAGAGCTGTGAAGCTGTGACGAAATATACTTCGTGGGTGGATAAATATAATCAATGTGGCCACAGTCGACGATCATGGGTGAGTGCGCCAAAAACGTTTCACTCCCAAATGTGGGCGACATACATGACATACACTTGCGGCCTTGTTCGTGTTGCCTTTTGTCAGAAACAATACCGCCGCTTTTAACTTTATCAGCCCGGGAAAAATTAAGAACAATTTGTTCGAGTTTTCCATCTTTCCCCTCATCAAAATGCAACCGTGACAAGTTTTCAAAGCATTTACGGTGTTTAATTACGTCATCAGGAATTGCGACGTCATCAAAAATAGATGCGGGCCGAATCGCGGGAAACTCGCACGCATCACTACACTCGTTATCTTTGAAGCAAACTTCATTGCCACCGGTATTTACTGTATCACCAGTAAGTTTGCAATAATTACTTTTCATTGTCTCGCTGAAAGCTTCAATTTCTCCAGTTAAAACTGGTGGATTAACACGCCAGTACAGCCACTCACTGAACTCAGGAGAGAGGTCGGAGGAGTCGAAAGATTCCATATCTCAAACGGACAACAGAGTACAGATTTTGTACGTAATCTCGATTATTACTGTTACGATCCAACTAGTAGTATAAACATGAGTCTTCTCTGGTCCCTAGCAGGCTAAATCCAGGATAGCTTCATGAACAATTCCAGCAGAGTCTAAAATGAAACATTGAAACcacaacataaaatataacacaattaaaGTAACTATTGGTGATTACCTTCCGCACAAAGAAAGACAATTAACTGTTACTTCGGTTCTGAAAACTAGTAACGTAAAAACACCCAAGTGGAAATTCCAGATCCGAGTTTGATCAACAAGACAGAGCTGAAACACCATCATCCAGATCTAAAATCCTGATTTCACATAAAGTTGCATTTCGTTGAAATCAGGTCAGATCTAGAACACAACAAGATCTCAACACCACTACCCAAATATGAAAGTCCTTGTTGCATATTTAGAACTTTTTAGTCTGGGAATTATGCTAACTATTGCATCCAGAACGGAAATCATACCCAACAGAGTACTCCACTTGATGTTCAAATATGtggattggtttgtttatttgtttgcttgttttttaatttcgcgcaaacctactcgagggctatctgcgctagccgtccctaatttagcagtgtaagactagagggaaggcaactagtcatcaccacccatcgccaacacttgggctactcttgccaacaaatagtgggattaatcgtaacattataacgacttcacggctgggagggcgagcacgattggtgtgagggggattcgaaccggcgacctcagattacaagtcgagtgctttaaccacctggccacgccaggccgcCAAATATGTGGAACCAATTTTAAATATCTACGTTAAATATACGTCAGCTAAGTTAATCAGTCATACTAAAGACGTATAATTCAACTCCCGTATTTGGTTATCTCAGTATAGTTACATACGTTTGTATTTTcctataattaaagaaaaacttaaatgaTTAAATTTTGATGTTGTATATGAAATTCGTTATCTCTGCACATATATTatttatacgtttttattttagcttcaaatattaaaatgaaatattgaaacgCGATAGCAGCTGCATTGCTTCTTAGATGGTATGTATTGAATGCCTAACGCTCATAATGCGAGAGAAATCTTATGGAAAATAggaataaagataaaatacagaTTAATGTTGAAAAAGGGGCGCCGATAACTCTACACACTATCTCCTCCTGAAGGCAGAATAATGTTACTAAAGTGGCTGATAATAACTCCTCTCTTGTAACTTTTTATTACAGT
This genomic window from Tachypleus tridentatus isolate NWPU-2018 chromosome 10, ASM421037v1, whole genome shotgun sequence contains:
- the LOC143230546 gene encoding uncharacterized protein LOC143230546, whose translation is MESFDSSDLSPEFSEWLYWRVNPPVLTGEIEAFSETMKSNYCKLTGDTVNTGGNEVCFKDNECSDACEFPAIRPASIFDDVAIPDDVIKHRKCFENLSRLHFDEGKDGKLEQIVLNFSRADKVKSGGIVSDKRQHEQGRKCMSCMSPTFGSETFLAHSPMIVDCGHIDYIYPPTKYISSQLHSSADVIPCCSVGACADNNNEVFGATNCDLCESVNEDYVEYKSATYPHTFSSKKCHCEATPTGSFPELTCRRCRRANCAFFHRCNVDRACADDQYEKTMGNLSSQQTEKKGK